A DNA window from Gasterosteus aculeatus chromosome 16, fGasAcu3.hap1.1, whole genome shotgun sequence contains the following coding sequences:
- the septin10 gene encoding septin-10 codes for MASSDVARQPDNRVRPLSLAGHVGFDSLPDQLVNKSICQGFCFNILCIGETGIGKSTLMDTLFNTNFENFESSHFEPQVKLRAQTYDLQESNVRLRLTVVNTVGFGDQMNKQESYQPVVDYIDRQFESYLQEELKIKRSLHNYHDSRVHACLYFISPSGHSLKSLDLVTMKKLDSKVNIIPVIAKADTISKSELHKFKIKIMSELVSNGVQIYQFPLDDETVAKVNTTMNGHLPFAVVGSTEEVSVGNKMVKARQYPWGVVQVENESHCDFVKLREMLICVNMEDLREQTHTRHYELYRRCKLEEMGFKDTGPECKPVSLQQTYEAKRQEFLVELQKREDEMRQMFVQRVKEKESELKEAERELQSRFEQLKRLHADEKSALEEKKRLLDDDQSSFGKRRAAAQLLQAQSLTANGKKDKDRKNSGFM; via the exons ATGGCTTCATCTGATGTTGCGCGACAGCCG gaTAACAGAGTCCGTCCCCTGTCCCTGGCAGGACATGTGGGCTTTGACAGCCTCCCAGACCAGCTTGTCAACAAGTCCATCTGCCAGGGCTTCTGCTTCAATATTCTCTGCATCG GTGAAACCGGAATCGGCAAGTCGACTCTGATGGACACGCTGTTCAATACCAACTTTGAGAACTTTGAGTCGTCCCACTTTGAGCCTCAAGTGAAACTGCGCGCCCAAACCTATGACCTGCAGGAGAGCAACGTCCGGCTGCGCCTCACCGTGGTCAACACGGTGGGCTTCGGAGACCAAATGAACAAACaagagag CTACCAGCCAGTGGTGGACTACATCGACAGGCAGTTTGAGAGTTATCTACAGGAAGAGCTAAAAATCAAACGCTCTCTCCACAACTACCACGACTCGCGGGTCCACGCCTGCCTGTACTTCATCTCCCCCTCGGGTCATTCACTCAAATCCCTGGACCTGGTCACAATGAAGAAACTAGACAGCAAG GTGAACATTATCCCGGTCATCGCCAAAGCTGACACCATCAGCAAGAGCGAGCTGCACAAGTTTAAGATCAAGATCATGAGCGAGCTGGTCAGCAACGGGGTCCAGATCTACCAGTTCCCCCTGGACGACGAGACCGTGGCCAAGGTCAACACCACCATGAAC GGCCATTTGCCGTTCGCTGTGGTGGGCAGCACAGAGGAAGTGTCTGTGGGCAACAAGATGGTGAAGGCTCGTCAGTACCCCTGGGGTGTGGTTCAAG TGGAGAACGAGAGTCACTGCGACTTTGTGAAGCTGAGGGAGATGCTGATCTGTGTAAACATGGAGGACCTGAGggagcagacgcacacacgccaCTACGAGCTGTACAGGCGCTGCAAGCTGGAGGAAATGGGATTCAAAGACACGGGTCCCGAGTGCAAACCCGTCAG cttgCAGCAGACTTATGAGGCCAAGCGACAGGAGTTCCTGGTGGAGCTGCAGAAGAGGGAGGACGAGATGAGGCAGATGTTTGTGCAGAgggtgaaggagaaggagtctGAGCTGAAGGAGGCTGAGCGAGAG CTGCAGAGTCGTTTTGAGCAGCTGAAGCGCCTCCATGCAGATGAGAAATCGGCtctggaggaaaagaagagacTCCTGGACGACGACCAGAGCTCCTTCGGCAAGAGAAGAGCTGCcgcccagctgctgcaggcgcaGAGCCTCACCGCCAACGGCAAGAAGGACAAAGACCGCAAGAA TTCTGGCTTCATGTGA